A stretch of Paracoccus sp. N5 DNA encodes these proteins:
- a CDS encoding ABC transporter ATP-binding protein — MTSPTGNEAFVVFDHVQKSYDGQTLVVKDLNLSIGKGEFLTMLGPSGSGKTTCLMMLAGFETATHGEIRLDGRNINDVPPHKRGIGMVFQNYALFPHMTVGENLSFPLEVRGMAKAERESRVARALDMVQMGRFASRRPAQLSGGQQQRIALARALVFDPKLVLMDEPLGALDKQLREHMQFEIKALHDRLGITVVYVTHDQGEALTMSDRIAVFNDGRIQQLAPPPVLYEQPENSFVAGFIGENNALRGTIEQLQGDKALVRLQNGEVIDATAVNIRESGQTTTVSIRPERVEFKPDLMPAGAHTVEAQVRDVVYMGDILRARLNVAGQDDFVMKYRNTLGQVKLSPGQTIRIGWHPEDARALDPV; from the coding sequence GACGCTTGTGGTGAAGGACCTGAACCTTTCCATCGGCAAGGGCGAGTTCCTGACCATGCTGGGCCCGTCCGGCTCGGGCAAGACCACCTGCCTGATGATGCTGGCCGGATTCGAGACCGCCACCCATGGCGAGATCCGGCTGGACGGCCGCAACATCAACGACGTCCCGCCGCACAAGCGCGGCATCGGCATGGTGTTCCAGAACTATGCCCTGTTTCCGCACATGACCGTGGGCGAGAACCTGTCCTTTCCGCTGGAAGTGCGCGGCATGGCCAAGGCCGAGCGCGAAAGCCGGGTCGCCCGCGCGCTCGACATGGTGCAGATGGGCCGCTTCGCCAGCCGCCGCCCGGCGCAGCTTTCGGGCGGCCAGCAGCAGCGCATCGCGCTGGCCCGCGCGCTGGTCTTCGACCCCAAGCTGGTCTTGATGGACGAGCCGCTGGGCGCGCTCGACAAGCAGCTGCGCGAGCACATGCAGTTCGAGATCAAGGCCCTGCACGACCGGCTGGGCATCACCGTGGTCTATGTCACCCATGACCAGGGCGAGGCGCTGACCATGTCGGACCGCATCGCCGTGTTCAACGACGGCCGCATCCAGCAGCTGGCGCCGCCGCCGGTGCTGTACGAGCAGCCCGAGAACAGCTTCGTCGCCGGCTTCATCGGCGAAAACAACGCGCTGCGCGGCACGATCGAGCAGCTTCAGGGCGACAAGGCGCTGGTGCGGCTGCAGAATGGCGAGGTGATCGACGCCACCGCCGTCAACATCCGCGAAAGCGGCCAGACCACCACGGTCTCGATCCGGCCCGAGCGGGTCGAGTTCAAGCCCGACCTGATGCCCGCCGGCGCCCATACCGTCGAGGCCCAAGTCCGCGACGTGGTCTATATGGGCGACATCCTGCGCGCCCGGCTGAACGTCGCCGGCCAGGACGATTTCGTGATGAAATACCGCAACACGCTGGGCCAGGTGAAGCTGTCGCCCGGCCAGACCATCCGCATCGGCTGGCACCCCGAGGATGCGCGGGCGCTGGATCCGGTCTGA